A stretch of Bradyrhizobium sp. AZCC 2262 DNA encodes these proteins:
- a CDS encoding ABC transporter permease codes for MRPVSKPGFWRVAQRECRWLFHDRVALLLIFGVPLFAFVVLTTVFSHPVIRGLGVTVVDEDKSDASRALVEYVAASPSLKIVDRSGTLSTAVQDIRSGKAISAIHIPPDFERDLKAERRPQVVGFYNQQFLTAAGIASSGLSDSLSAAAAVAAPATRAAPAPASLGTLKAETIALVNPQKNYAQFLLRALLPTIIHVVITLAAGYSVGSEFRRRDARAWLESAGGDPIVALAGKLAPLFCIFLLIMLVEPLFLEGVLQIPFRGDLLLMIAAGSLLIIAYLAVGALLQLLAGDLATGLGLAGLFASPAFGYAGVGFPTIGMNTFAQVWSTILPLRWYMSVLLGQAARGLPVSESAVPFAALAGLALLFAGLALLRMASLQRKGWFEAARTAEQPEINPTSRGIGGAFTAEWRRVLGTRSAFSVLFLAPLVYGIYYPQPYLNQILRKLPIAVVDNDLSDLSRRIVETLDASGALSVAVRARTLAEAHAAIDRGKAFAAVEIPPGTERDVLKGVTAHIPVYADATYLFIFRSSASGVATAVGALTSELVSRGARSDGSLVKAKLASQSPADVLLQPIFNPVGGYASYVVPAAFVLILQQTLLIGAAMLTGGALAGAGGAFAGVLGRGVAHLTIYLPALALYLIVLPRIYGFSTLGQLPQIFALATVFLLATSFMGQAIGAWFTRPENATLLLLATSLPQFFTAGFAWPREAIPDAALALGRMFPADSAIDGLVRVNQLGASLLEVGHDWLWLWCLALGYFALAVISALAVKRGTQHAQS; via the coding sequence ATGAGGCCGGTGTCAAAACCCGGATTTTGGCGGGTCGCCCAACGCGAATGCCGATGGCTGTTTCATGACCGCGTGGCGCTGCTCTTGATCTTCGGCGTGCCGCTGTTTGCGTTCGTGGTTCTCACGACCGTCTTCAGCCATCCGGTCATACGGGGGCTCGGCGTGACGGTCGTCGACGAGGACAAGTCTGACGCTTCGCGTGCCCTGGTGGAGTACGTCGCCGCCTCACCGAGCCTGAAGATCGTCGACCGCTCCGGTACGCTGTCGACGGCCGTGCAGGACATACGGTCGGGCAAGGCGATCTCGGCAATCCATATCCCGCCGGATTTCGAGCGCGACTTGAAGGCCGAACGCCGCCCGCAGGTCGTCGGGTTCTATAATCAGCAATTCCTGACGGCGGCCGGCATTGCGTCCTCGGGCCTGAGCGATTCGCTTTCCGCTGCGGCGGCCGTGGCCGCACCCGCCACACGCGCCGCGCCTGCGCCGGCGTCCTTGGGAACGCTGAAGGCAGAGACCATCGCTCTCGTCAACCCGCAAAAGAACTATGCGCAGTTCCTGCTACGGGCACTGCTGCCGACGATCATCCATGTGGTGATCACCCTTGCCGCCGGTTATTCTGTCGGCTCCGAATTCCGCCGCCGCGATGCGCGGGCCTGGCTCGAAAGCGCCGGTGGCGATCCGATTGTCGCGTTGGCCGGCAAGCTCGCGCCGCTGTTCTGCATCTTCCTCCTGATCATGCTGGTGGAGCCGCTGTTCCTGGAGGGCGTGCTGCAAATCCCCTTTAGGGGAGACCTGCTGTTGATGATCGCCGCCGGATCGCTCCTGATCATTGCCTATTTGGCGGTGGGCGCCTTGCTGCAACTCCTGGCCGGCGATTTGGCGACGGGGCTCGGACTTGCGGGCCTATTTGCCTCTCCGGCATTCGGCTACGCCGGCGTCGGCTTTCCGACCATCGGCATGAACACCTTTGCGCAAGTCTGGAGCACGATCCTGCCGCTGCGCTGGTACATGTCCGTCTTGCTGGGACAAGCCGCGCGCGGATTGCCGGTCTCGGAATCCGCCGTTCCCTTCGCAGCGCTCGCCGGCCTGGCACTGCTCTTTGCCGGCCTTGCCTTGCTGCGCATGGCGAGCCTCCAGCGCAAGGGGTGGTTTGAGGCGGCGCGAACTGCGGAGCAACCCGAGATCAACCCCACATCGCGGGGCATCGGTGGCGCTTTCACGGCGGAGTGGCGACGCGTGCTCGGAACCCGGAGCGCCTTCAGCGTGCTGTTCCTGGCTCCCCTGGTTTACGGTATCTATTATCCGCAACCCTATCTCAACCAGATCCTGCGCAAGCTTCCTATCGCGGTTGTCGACAATGATCTCAGCGATCTCAGCCGCCGGATCGTCGAGACGCTGGATGCGAGTGGCGCATTGAGCGTTGCGGTTCGCGCCCGCACACTTGCCGAAGCGCACGCCGCCATCGATCGTGGCAAGGCTTTTGCCGCTGTCGAAATCCCGCCAGGCACCGAACGCGACGTGCTCAAGGGCGTCACCGCTCACATCCCCGTCTACGCGGATGCCACCTACCTTTTCATATTCAGGTCGAGCGCAAGCGGAGTCGCTACGGCGGTGGGAGCATTGACGTCCGAGCTCGTTTCGCGGGGCGCGCGCTCGGACGGCAGCCTCGTCAAGGCAAAATTGGCGAGCCAGAGCCCGGCCGACGTTCTGCTGCAACCGATCTTCAACCCGGTGGGCGGCTATGCGAGCTACGTCGTTCCGGCGGCATTTGTGCTGATCCTGCAGCAAACACTCCTGATCGGGGCGGCGATGCTGACCGGCGGCGCGCTGGCAGGCGCCGGCGGAGCGTTTGCCGGCGTGCTCGGCCGCGGCGTCGCCCATCTGACCATCTACCTTCCAGCACTCGCGCTTTATCTCATCGTGCTGCCCCGGATCTACGGCTTTTCGACGCTCGGGCAGCTTCCACAAATCTTCGCACTCGCGACCGTCTTCTTGCTGGCGACGAGTTTTATGGGACAAGCCATCGGGGCTTGGTTCACGCGGCCCGAAAACGCGACGCTGCTCCTGCTTGCCACCAGCCTGCCCCAGTTCTTTACCGCCGGCTTCGCATGGCCGCGCGAGGCGATCCCCGACGCGGCCCTTGCGTTGGGCCGGATGTTCCCCGCCGATTCCGCGATTGACGGCCTTGTGCGCGTCAACCAGCTCGGTGCCAGCCTCCTGGAGGTCGGGCATGACTGGCTCTGGCTGTGGTGTCTGGCGCTGGGCTATTTCGCGCTCGCAGTGATCTCTGCACTTGCTGTCAAGAGAGGAACGCAACATGCGCAAAGCTAG
- a CDS encoding HlyD family secretion protein produces MDTSTSGEDVQITPDAPHDGQDKSTRAATRVPSIIVGTVAAVVVALSVFYLLRPVPLLVQGEADATRLDIAARVDGRVKEIPVNRGQNVAAGAVLVRIDNPETLAKYEQVKAAMAVAEAQLANVLVGTRAEVLAARKAELERAQAALMLAQKTFDRTHTLTEQGNAPQARLDQVTDALHESERAVDQAKSAYDQAVNGYTKEERTIARTNVEKANADIQSVQSIIDQLQVYAPIASQVYQRNVEPGEYVSPGVPLVTLIDLADVWIHFDLREDLVKGLKVGDRFDVHIPALADRRVTVEVKLVATKGEYASWRATRATGDFDLRTFSIRAYPVQPVPELRPGMSAYLDWRSRQ; encoded by the coding sequence ATGGACACGTCGACCTCTGGCGAGGACGTTCAAATTACGCCCGACGCGCCGCATGACGGACAGGACAAAAGCACCCGCGCGGCGACGCGCGTCCCCTCCATTATCGTCGGTACCGTTGCAGCTGTTGTCGTGGCGTTATCCGTCTTCTACCTGTTGCGGCCGGTACCGCTGCTGGTACAGGGTGAGGCCGATGCAACGCGGCTCGACATAGCCGCGCGCGTCGACGGACGGGTCAAGGAAATCCCCGTCAACCGCGGCCAGAACGTTGCCGCGGGGGCGGTGCTCGTACGGATCGATAATCCCGAAACGCTGGCCAAATACGAGCAAGTGAAGGCGGCGATGGCTGTGGCCGAGGCCCAGCTCGCCAACGTGCTGGTCGGAACGCGGGCGGAAGTCCTCGCCGCGCGGAAGGCGGAGCTGGAGCGCGCACAGGCAGCGCTGATGCTGGCGCAGAAAACCTTTGATCGTACTCATACATTGACTGAGCAAGGCAACGCACCGCAAGCCCGTCTCGATCAAGTGACCGATGCGCTGCATGAAAGCGAACGCGCGGTCGACCAGGCAAAATCGGCCTACGACCAGGCCGTCAACGGCTACACAAAAGAAGAGCGGACGATTGCCAGGACCAACGTCGAAAAAGCCAATGCGGATATCCAGAGCGTTCAATCGATCATCGATCAACTCCAAGTCTATGCTCCCATAGCCTCACAGGTCTATCAGCGCAACGTCGAGCCGGGCGAATATGTATCGCCGGGCGTACCGCTCGTGACCTTGATCGATCTGGCCGACGTCTGGATTCATTTCGATCTTCGCGAGGATCTCGTCAAGGGATTGAAGGTCGGCGATCGATTCGACGTCCATATTCCGGCTCTCGCCGACCGCCGCGTCACGGTCGAGGTCAAGCTTGTTGCAACCAAGGGCGAATATGCGAGCTGGCGGGCTACGCGCGCCACCGGCGATTTCGATTTGCGGACGTTTTCGATCCGCGCCTACCCGGTCCAGCCGGTGCCGGAGCTGCGACCGGGAATGAGCGCGTACCTTGACTGGCGGTCTCGTCAATGA
- a CDS encoding 3-hydroxyacyl-CoA dehydrogenase NAD-binding domain-containing protein, with the protein MTDTKPIRRIAIIGTGVIGASWSSLFLAKGLQVVATDPAPNAEAALRKFVETAWPALKRLGLSPGASHSNLSFTPDLAKALAGVDLVQENGPERIDFKQKLYGQLDELLPPDVIIASSSSGLTMSEIQKGAASHPERCVIGHPFNPPHLIPLVEIVGGAKTSEATIQRADEFYTSIGQRTVRVNKEMPGHVANRLQAALSREIYYLVAEGVVSAADVDTALSWGPGLRWGVMGGLMLNHLGGGPGGIEHFFQQFTGPMTAWWKTLGSPVLTPEVQKKLIDSVHAEAGSRSIAELEAERDEVLLGLIELRNKVARSSQAKSTKSVA; encoded by the coding sequence ATGACCGATACCAAGCCCATTCGCCGCATCGCCATCATCGGCACCGGCGTGATCGGCGCAAGCTGGAGTTCGCTGTTTCTCGCCAAGGGATTGCAGGTGGTCGCGACGGACCCCGCGCCGAACGCCGAAGCCGCGCTGAGGAAGTTCGTCGAGACGGCCTGGCCTGCGCTCAAGCGATTGGGCCTCTCGCCCGGGGCGTCGCATTCGAACCTGTCGTTCACGCCCGACCTCGCGAAGGCGCTCGCCGGCGTCGACCTCGTCCAGGAGAACGGGCCCGAGCGGATCGATTTCAAGCAGAAGCTCTATGGGCAACTCGACGAGCTGCTGCCGCCCGACGTGATCATCGCGTCGAGTTCGTCGGGGCTCACCATGAGCGAAATCCAGAAGGGCGCCGCGTCCCATCCCGAGCGCTGCGTCATTGGTCATCCGTTCAATCCGCCCCACTTGATCCCGCTGGTCGAGATTGTCGGTGGGGCCAAGACCTCGGAAGCGACAATCCAGCGCGCGGACGAATTTTACACCTCGATCGGGCAACGGACGGTGCGCGTCAACAAGGAAATGCCGGGGCATGTCGCCAACCGGCTACAGGCGGCCCTCAGTCGCGAAATTTATTACCTTGTCGCCGAGGGCGTGGTGAGCGCCGCCGATGTCGATACGGCCCTTTCCTGGGGGCCGGGCCTGCGCTGGGGCGTGATGGGCGGCTTGATGCTTAACCACCTCGGCGGCGGTCCGGGCGGCATCGAGCACTTCTTCCAGCAGTTCACCGGCCCGATGACGGCCTGGTGGAAGACCCTCGGCTCACCGGTGCTGACGCCGGAAGTGCAAAAGAAGCTCATCGACAGCGTCCATGCCGAGGCCGGATCGCGCAGCATCGCGGAACTGGAGGCGGAGCGCGACGAAGTCCTGCTCGGCCTGATCGAGCTGCGCAACAAGGTTGCCAGGTCGAGCCAGGCGAAATCGACGAAGTCGGTCGCCTGA
- a CDS encoding 3-hydroxyacyl-CoA dehydrogenase produces the protein MSEAVKKNSRTAVAPRLFVLELNAGHIHSMNTDGSDRKTIVSGCHLPDGIVVDAEAGHIYWTNMGIPSLDDGTIERADIDGKNRKMIVPQGKTHTPKQIILDKKAGKLYWCDREGMRVMRCNLDGSQLETLIEAGRGEANSRDQTRWCVGLTIDPKFEHIYWTQKGPDNAGLGRLFRANVEIPAGQTAATRSDIEILYDGLPEPIDLELDLKNRILYWTDRGDPPRGNTVNRASIDNKPAEPEIVVTHLMEGIGIALDVPNDRMFVTDFAGSVYFARLDGSGERNFLFAQGNLTGIAYAEI, from the coding sequence ATGTCTGAAGCCGTCAAGAAGAACAGTCGAACCGCTGTCGCTCCTCGTCTCTTCGTCCTTGAGCTGAACGCCGGCCACATTCACTCCATGAACACCGACGGTTCCGACCGCAAGACCATCGTGTCGGGTTGCCATTTGCCCGACGGCATCGTCGTGGATGCAGAAGCGGGTCATATCTACTGGACCAACATGGGCATCCCAAGTCTGGATGACGGGACCATCGAGCGCGCCGATATCGACGGCAAGAACCGCAAGATGATCGTCCCACAGGGAAAAACCCACACCCCGAAGCAGATCATTCTCGATAAGAAGGCCGGCAAGCTCTATTGGTGCGACCGCGAGGGCATGCGCGTCATGCGCTGCAATCTCGACGGCTCGCAGCTGGAGACGCTGATCGAAGCCGGCCGCGGCGAGGCCAATAGCCGGGATCAGACGCGGTGGTGCGTCGGGCTGACGATCGACCCGAAATTCGAACATATCTACTGGACGCAAAAAGGCCCTGACAATGCCGGGCTCGGTCGCCTGTTCCGTGCCAATGTCGAAATTCCCGCCGGCCAGACCGCGGCGACCAGGTCCGACATCGAGATCCTCTACGACGGCCTGCCGGAGCCGATCGATCTCGAGCTCGACCTCAAGAATCGCATTCTCTACTGGACCGACCGCGGCGACCCGCCGCGCGGCAACACGGTGAACCGGGCCTCGATCGACAACAAGCCCGCCGAGCCGGAGATCGTGGTGACCCATCTCATGGAGGGGATCGGCATCGCGCTCGACGTTCCAAACGATCGCATGTTCGTGACCGATTTCGCCGGCTCGGTGTATTTCGCGCGGCTCGATGGATCCGGGGAACGTAATTTCCTCTTCGCCCAGGGCAATCTCACCGGCATCGCCTACGCCGAAATCTGA